Within the Microbacterium sp. 1S1 genome, the region GCGCCCGGCCTGTTCGCCTCGCTTCCTGCCGTGGACGGCGACGGGGAGGACGCGGTCTCCGTCGACAGCGTGTCGGCGACGATGATCTTCTCCACCACGGACGAGCCGATGGTGAGCATCCAGCGGTGGAGCGCCGGGTCGTCTACGATCGCGCAGTTCGAAGGTCCACAGCGCGCCAGGGCGGAGGAACTCGTCCGCGACGGGTACACGGTCGGTCTCACTCTCCTCGGTTCCTTCCGGGAGCAGCCGGTCTGGCTCGGCGATCGCCCGTCGGAGGACGGGCCCACCCAGCGCTGTCTCATCGTCGACGCCGACGGCTCGCGACAGTGCACGGCGCTGTCGGAAGCGGTCGAGGCCGGCCTCGGCGTGCAGGTCACCGACGTCGAGCAGACGTCGGGGGCCGTGCTCGCGATCTCCGTCATCGAGGTCGCCTTCACCCGCTGGCAGGTGCCCTACCTCACCGTGACGACCGCATCGACCGCGGCCGGGACGCTCTCCGGCGACTCCTACCTCGTGACCACCGGTCCGCCGGGCGACCCGATCCGCATCGACATCCCGGGCGGCGACCCGGACGGCTGACGCGCTCAGTCCGCCGCCGGCACCCGGTCGGCGAGGATCGCCCGCCGCTGGTCGCCGTACCGCGCGAGGATCAGCGTCGCTTCGGCATCGCCGCGCAGGGTCAGCTTCCTGCGGAAGGCCGCAGGGTCGACATCCACTCCGCGCTTCTTGATCTCGATGCGGCCGATGCCGTGCGCGTTCAGGGCCGCGTTGATCGTCTTGGGTGTGATGGGCAGCGTCTCCCGGACGCGGAAGGACTGCACGAACGGGCTCGTGAGGGCGGCGTCGGAGGTCAGGTACGCGATGCGCGGGTCGAGCATTCCGGCGTCGAGGCTGCGGGCGACGTCGCCGATGAGGCGGGCCCGGATGACGGCACCGTCCGGTTCGTGGAGGAACGCGCCGAGGGACCGGACGGGGGCGTCCTCGGTGTCGGCGGGGGCGGTGAGCTCGTGCGAGCGCTCGCCGCGGATCACGAGCGCCGAGCGCCGCACGCCCTCCCGCGCCAGCTCCCTCGACCACACCACGAGTTCGACGACACTGCCGTCGGCGCTGACCCACTGCGTCTCCGCGTCCAGCGGCAGGGTGCCGCGGTCGTGGGCGGGACCGAGCTTGATCCCGGTCGGGCGCTCCGCGGCGACGCCGAAGGCCCAGTCGAGGGAGGGCGAGTAGTCGTCGGCGGAGACACGTCTGGTCTCGCTGTGACCGGAGGTGCGGCGAGCCGGATCCATCCAGACGGCCTGCCCGGCGACAGGTTCTCCGAGCGCCTCCTCCGCGGTCGCGTGGCGCACCGCGGCGTCGTCTCCGAAGGGCGCGAGGTTGTAGGCGGCGAGGGCCGCGGTCACCTCATCGGCGTCGACCGCCAGCACGGTGAGGCCGGCGCCGGCGAACGCGAGGGCGTCGCCGCCGATGCCGCAGCCGAGATCGGCCACCTCGGCGAGGCCCGCGCGACGGATCCGCTGAGCGTGCCGTGCGGCCACCGCGAGGCGCGTGGCCTGTTCGAGGCCCGCGCGGGTGAACAGCATGCGCGCGGCGAACGGACCGAACTTCGCCGTGGCCCTGGCGCGCAGGTGCGCCTGGCCGACGACCGCGGAGACGAGGTCGGGGGAGTGGCCCGCGGCGCGGAGCCGCGACACGGCGGTCGCGGCCTCGGCGGTGGACGTGATCGGCCCGACGGCGTCGAGCAGTTCGAGGCCGGCAGGGGTCAGCAGGGCGCGCAGCTCGGACATCTCCACCCTCTCAGCCTAGGTCCCGCCCGGCGACCGACCCGGGTTGGCACTCGCATTGCATGAGTGCCAGCCGACCGCCTACACTGGCATTAGCACTCTCGGGTTGAGAGTGCGAACGAGTCTTTCGTGTCAGCGTCAAGAAAGAAGAGGTAGACCGTGTCGGTTTCCATCAAGCCGCTCGAGGACCGCATCGTCATCAAGCAGGTCGAGGCCGAGCAGACCACCGCGAGTGGCCTGGTCATCCCCGACACCGCCAAGGAGAAGCCCCAGGAGGGCGAGGTCGTGGCGGTCGGCCCCGGCCGCATCGACGACAACGGCAACCGCGTTCCGCTCGACGTCGCCGTCGGCGACCGCGTGCTCTACAGCAAGTACGGCGGCACCGAGGTGAAGTTCGGCGCGGACGAGTTCCTCGTCCTGTCGGCTCGCGACGTCCTGGCGGTCGTCGTCCGCTGATCGCAGACCCCGGCTGCCTCCGCCCGCGGACGGCGGCCCGGTCCGAAGAGGGTCCGGATGCTTCGGCATCCGGGCCCTCTTTCGCGTTCGTGAGAACATCGGCCGGTCCTCGACGGGCATAGGGTTGTGCGGTGACCCCCGAGACGACCCGTGCCACCCGGACGGCGGGCGTCGCCTACGCCGGGAGCGCCTACCTGCTGTGGGGCGTGCTCCCGCTGTACTTCCTCCTGCTCCAGCCCACGGGCCCGTGGGAGGTCGTCGCCTGGCGGGTCCTGCTCTCCTTCGTCTTCTGCCTCCTGTTGCTCACCGTCACCCGCGGGTGGCCCGCGTTCCGTGCGATCGTCCGCGACCCGCGGCTGCTGGGGTGGACGGCGCTCGCCGGCCTGCTCATCTACGTGAACTGGCAGGTGTTCGTGCTCGGCACGCTCAGCGAGAACGTCGTGGAGACCGCGCTCGGCTACTTCATCAACCCGATCACGACCGTGCTGCTCGGAGTGTTCGTGCTGAAGGAGCGTATCCGTCGCCTGCAGTGGGCGGCGATCGCGATCGCGGGGGCGGCAGTCGTCGTCATCATCGTGGCGTACGGCGCCTTCCCGTGGATCGCCCTGTCGCTCACGGCGTCCTTCGGCCTGTACGGGCTCATCAAGAAGAAGATCGGCCCCGCGGTCGATGCGGTCAGCGGCCTGACTCTCGAGTCGTTCTGGCTGATCCCGATCGCCGGCGTGCAGCTCGTGGTCGTGGCACTGACGCCCGCCGGACTGACACTGGGGACCAACGGCTGGCCGCACGCCGTGTTGCTTGCGTGCGCCGGGGTGGCCACAGCCGTCCCGCTGCTGCTCTTCGCGGCCGGCACCCGGCGCGTCGACCTCACGGTCATCGGCATGCTGCAGTTCCTCACGCCGATCCTCCAGTTCGTGATCGGCGTCGCCGTGCTGCACGAGCCCATGCCGGCGGAGCGCTGGATCGGCTTCCTGCTGGTCTGGCTCGCGATCACCGTGTTCGTCGTCGACCTGCTGCTCGCCGCCCGCCGCGGGCGCCGCCTCGCCCGCGCGACGGGGCTCTGAGACTGCGACCGGAGCCCGGAAACGACGGGATCGGATCGTTAACGCACCGAGATACTTGCCTCTCCTGCGCGCGGGTCGCACGCCCTAGTGTTAGAGCACCCGACTGTGGTCACCATCCACGTTCGTTTACGCAAGGGAGCATCATGAACGCACTGAAGGGCTCGCGCAGCGCGAGGATCTTCGCCGGGATCGCGCTGGTCAGCGCCTCCGCCCTCATCATCGCGGGCTGCAGCAGCACGCCGAACGCGGAGCCGTCGGAGGGGGGCGGTGACAAGCCCGCCGCCGACCTGACGCTCAAGCTCGGTTCGCTGCTGCCCGCCACCGGCACGCTCGCGTTCCTCGGCGCGCCGATGGAAGCCGGTGTCCAGCTCGCCGTGAACCAGATCAACGAGGCCGACGCCGGCGTGACGATCGAGCTCACCGGTGCCGACGAGGGCGACCTCGACAACAAGGCCTACGAGACCTCGATCACGAACCTGCGCAACGAGGGCATCACGGCCATGGTCGGCGCCGCATCCTCCAGCGTCACCAAGCTCATCCTCGACGGCAACGCGGGCGCGGACATCCTCACGGTGTCTCCGTCGAACACGTCGCCGGACTTCACGGGTATCAACCCGCTTTACTTCCGCACCGCGCCGAGCGACAACCTGCAGGGCGAAGTGCTGGGCAACCAGATCGCCGAGGACGGCCACAAGACCCTCGGCATCATCTACCAGAACGACCCGTACGGCACCGGGCTGTTCGAGGCGATCAAGTCGACCTTCGAGGGCACGGGCGGCGAGGTCGTCGCCGACGCGTCCTACAACCAGGGTGACGGCCAGTTCAACGCGCAGGTCTCCGAGATCGCCGCGGCGAAGCCGGACGCGGTCGCCATCGTGTCCTACGACCAGTTCGCCACCATCGCGCCGCTGCTCGGCAACGCGGGGATCGACACCGGTTCGCTGTACCTCGTCGACGGCAACCTCAAGGACTGGGGCGCGGACATCTCCGTCAGCCTCGAGGGCTCGAAGGGCACCCGCGCCGGCGCCGAGCTGCCGCAGGACTTCCTGGACCAGCTGAACGAGGTCTGGACCGCCGAGGGCAACGACCCGATCGACGCCGTGACGTACTCCGCCGAGGCGTACGACGCCGTGGTCCTCATGGCGCTGTCGGCGCTCAAGGCCGGCTCCGTGGAGGGGCCGGACATCGCGGCCGAGATGATCGCCGTCTCGGGCGGTGAAGGCGACGGCGAGAAGTGCGACACCTTCGCCGACTGCGCCGCCATCATCAACGACGGCGGCACGCCGGACTACGACGGCCTCTCGGGCGAGATCACGTTCGACGAGAACAACGACCCCAAGGGTGCCGCGATCGGCGTCTACGAGTTCGACGCCGAGAACGTCACCACGCGCATCAAGTAAGGCGCACGACGAAGGCCCCGGATGCTTCGGCATCCGGGGCCTTCCTCGTGTCGGCGTGGATCGTCAGGCGGCGTCGGTGCCGAGCGTGCCGAGGTACAGGCCGATGACCTTGGGGTCGTTCAGCAGCTCCCGGCCGGTGCCCTCGTAGGCGTCCTTGCCCTGGTCGAGCACATAGCCGCGGTCGCAGATCTGCAGGCACCGGCGGGCGTTCTGCTCCACCATGATCGTCGTGACGCCGGCCTTGTTGATGTCGGAGACCCGGATGAAGGCGTCGTCCTGGCGCACGGGGGAGAGGCCGGCCGACGGCTCGTCCAGCAGCAGCACGGACGGGTCCATCATGAGCGCCCGCGACATCGCGACCATCTGCCGCTCGCCACCCGAGAGCGAACCCGCGCGCTGCTTGAGCCGCTTGCCGAGCTCACCGAAGATGCTGCTGACGAACTCCAGCCGCTCCGCGAAGATCTTCGGGTTCTGGTAGAGCCCCATCTCGAGGTTCTCCTGGATCGTGAGCGACGGGAAGACGTTGTTCGTCTGCGGGACGAAAGCGACCCCGCGTGCCACGAGCTTGTCCGCCTTGAGTCCGACGATGCTCTCGCCCTTGACGGTGATGTCGCCGTCGCGCACGTTCACCATGCCGAAGATGGCCTTCAGCAGCGTCGACTTGCCGGCGCCGTTGGGACCGATGATGCCGATCAGCTCGCCCTTGTGCGCCACGAGGTTCGCACCGTTGAGGATGTTCACCCCGGGGAGGTAGCCGGCGTGGACGTTCGTGAGCTCGACGACCACGTCGTCGTTCTTGATCTCGTTCCGCTC harbors:
- a CDS encoding class I SAM-dependent methyltransferase — protein: MEMSELRALLTPAGLELLDAVGPITSTAEAATAVSRLRAAGHSPDLVSAVVGQAHLRARATAKFGPFAARMLFTRAGLEQATRLAVAARHAQRIRRAGLAEVADLGCGIGGDALAFAGAGLTVLAVDADEVTAALAAYNLAPFGDDAAVRHATAEEALGEPVAGQAVWMDPARRTSGHSETRRVSADDYSPSLDWAFGVAAERPTGIKLGPAHDRGTLPLDAETQWVSADGSVVELVVWSRELAREGVRRSALVIRGERSHELTAPADTEDAPVRSLGAFLHEPDGAVIRARLIGDVARSLDAGMLDPRIAYLTSDAALTSPFVQSFRVRETLPITPKTINAALNAHGIGRIEIKKRGVDVDPAAFRRKLTLRGDAEATLILARYGDQRRAILADRVPAAD
- the groES gene encoding co-chaperone GroES, with the translated sequence MSVSIKPLEDRIVIKQVEAEQTTASGLVIPDTAKEKPQEGEVVAVGPGRIDDNGNRVPLDVAVGDRVLYSKYGGTEVKFGADEFLVLSARDVLAVVVR
- the rarD gene encoding EamA family transporter RarD; its protein translation is MTPETTRATRTAGVAYAGSAYLLWGVLPLYFLLLQPTGPWEVVAWRVLLSFVFCLLLLTVTRGWPAFRAIVRDPRLLGWTALAGLLIYVNWQVFVLGTLSENVVETALGYFINPITTVLLGVFVLKERIRRLQWAAIAIAGAAVVVIIVAYGAFPWIALSLTASFGLYGLIKKKIGPAVDAVSGLTLESFWLIPIAGVQLVVVALTPAGLTLGTNGWPHAVLLACAGVATAVPLLLFAAGTRRVDLTVIGMLQFLTPILQFVIGVAVLHEPMPAERWIGFLLVWLAITVFVVDLLLAARRGRRLARATGL
- a CDS encoding ABC transporter substrate-binding protein; amino-acid sequence: MNALKGSRSARIFAGIALVSASALIIAGCSSTPNAEPSEGGGDKPAADLTLKLGSLLPATGTLAFLGAPMEAGVQLAVNQINEADAGVTIELTGADEGDLDNKAYETSITNLRNEGITAMVGAASSSVTKLILDGNAGADILTVSPSNTSPDFTGINPLYFRTAPSDNLQGEVLGNQIAEDGHKTLGIIYQNDPYGTGLFEAIKSTFEGTGGEVVADASYNQGDGQFNAQVSEIAAAKPDAVAIVSYDQFATIAPLLGNAGIDTGSLYLVDGNLKDWGADISVSLEGSKGTRAGAELPQDFLDQLNEVWTAEGNDPIDAVTYSAEAYDAVVLMALSALKAGSVEGPDIAAEMIAVSGGEGDGEKCDTFADCAAIINDGGTPDYDGLSGEITFDENNDPKGAAIGVYEFDAENVTTRIK
- a CDS encoding ABC transporter ATP-binding protein, producing MKNDDVVVELTNVHAGYLPGVNILNGANLVAHKGELIGIIGPNGAGKSTLLKAIFGMVNVRDGDITVKGESIVGLKADKLVARGVAFVPQTNNVFPSLTIQENLEMGLYQNPKIFAERLEFVSSIFGELGKRLKQRAGSLSGGERQMVAMSRALMMDPSVLLLDEPSAGLSPVRQDDAFIRVSDINKAGVTTIMVEQNARRCLQICDRGYVLDQGKDAYEGTGRELLNDPKVIGLYLGTLGTDAA